A genome region from Sphingomonas anseongensis includes the following:
- a CDS encoding agmatine deiminase family protein: MTQAPLPEWSPHEAVWIGFPSDPDLWLADLKAAEREVADFAKAIHADGRGEKVWLVASHEDAAAAAGELAPFAQVIVEPFGDIWFRDTGPIVVGSGKDRRAQGFRFNGWGGKYELAGDNTVGERLAGHAGLPYRQAEWILEGGAIDQDGSGTAVTTEQCLLNPNRNPRMSRREVEVALAGDLGFDRVIWLGEGLANDHTDGHVDNLARFVAPGRIAIPTPAKDDPNTAVFRDAARRLRETRLDVVTLPSPGALVNDEGDLIPASYMNFYIGNAAVVVPQYGAPNDRAAVKVVQALFPHRVAIGLRADHILTGGGSFHCISQQVPA, encoded by the coding sequence ATGACACAGGCACCACTTCCGGAATGGTCGCCGCACGAGGCGGTGTGGATCGGCTTTCCTTCCGATCCCGACCTGTGGCTTGCCGACCTCAAGGCGGCCGAGCGGGAGGTCGCGGACTTCGCAAAGGCGATCCACGCCGATGGGCGCGGGGAGAAAGTGTGGCTGGTCGCGAGCCACGAGGACGCAGCCGCTGCCGCTGGCGAGCTCGCGCCCTTTGCGCAGGTCATTGTCGAGCCTTTCGGCGACATCTGGTTTCGCGACACGGGTCCCATCGTGGTCGGCTCAGGCAAGGACCGGCGAGCGCAGGGCTTCCGGTTCAACGGCTGGGGCGGCAAATATGAACTCGCCGGCGACAACACGGTGGGCGAGCGGCTCGCCGGGCATGCCGGCTTGCCCTACCGCCAGGCCGAGTGGATCCTTGAGGGCGGAGCGATCGACCAGGACGGTTCCGGCACCGCGGTGACGACCGAGCAATGCCTGCTCAACCCCAACCGCAACCCGCGAATGTCGCGCCGCGAAGTCGAAGTGGCTCTTGCCGGCGACCTTGGGTTCGATCGCGTGATCTGGCTCGGCGAAGGATTGGCCAACGATCACACCGACGGCCATGTCGACAATCTCGCTCGCTTCGTCGCTCCGGGGCGGATCGCGATCCCGACGCCGGCGAAGGACGATCCGAACACGGCAGTCTTCCGCGACGCGGCTCGCCGGCTGCGCGAGACCAGGCTCGATGTCGTCACCTTGCCTTCGCCCGGCGCGCTCGTGAACGACGAGGGCGATCTCATCCCTGCCAGCTACATGAACTTTTACATTGGCAATGCCGCTGTCGTGGTTCCGCAATATGGAGCGCCCAACGACCGCGCCGCGGTCAAGGTCGTCCAGGCGCTGTTCCCCCACCGCGTTGCAATCGGCCTTCGAGCCGACCACATCCTCACCGGCGGTGGAAGCTTCCACTGCATCTCGCAACAGGTCCCGGCATGA
- a CDS encoding alpha/beta hydrolase family protein — protein MKYWIFGSVAAAALISASAQAQATHSLAEDAAAFGAREAVSEATLSPDGSSVLYVTPGPGPKTYAVISNLVTGKSSVMTGADGVPEKIRWCNYSAPDRAVCRVTWNSFNSSGDILGFGRLIAVNLDGKDAKLLGQPSSWYDAGLRQFDGSILDWNGSSDGTVLMEREYVPEEGKIGSHIIQTKEGLGVDRVDTRSLRVSSVETARDSAASYMTDGRGNVRVMMLAEARHDGTLSGRFKYLYRTASSRDWKTLSEFTSGDEQIQPLAVDADIDSLYALKKKDGRQALYAIKLDGSLAQRLIAENPNVDIDDVVRFGDGKRVIGYTYADQTRHAVYFDPEFKALSESLSKAIPNLPLVDFVDSSADGRKLLIVAASDTDPGRFYVFDRDKKTLNEAMLERPELEGRALAQVKPVTIPGSGGAQIPGYLTLPVGKDAKQLPAIVLPHGGPSSRDQWGFDWLSQFLAARGYAVLQPQYRGSAGFGDKWLNENGFKNWQTSMSDIAASARWLASQGIADPNRVAIVGWSYGGYAALMEAETDPSLYKAVVAIAPVTDLQLYKQDFANYTSSRMVEDFVGSGPHITAGSPLQHASAIQVPVLLVHGDLDSNVRAWHSQKMAAALKGAGKQVDFLEYKNLDHQLEDSGVRQEFLTRMGELLDRTIGH, from the coding sequence GTGAAATACTGGATTTTTGGGAGCGTGGCGGCCGCCGCGCTGATTAGTGCGTCCGCGCAGGCGCAGGCGACTCACAGCCTTGCAGAGGATGCGGCCGCGTTTGGCGCTCGCGAAGCCGTGTCGGAGGCGACGCTGTCTCCCGACGGTTCGAGCGTGTTGTACGTAACGCCGGGGCCGGGACCGAAAACCTACGCGGTCATCTCGAACCTCGTCACGGGCAAGAGCAGCGTCATGACCGGTGCCGACGGCGTTCCCGAGAAAATCCGCTGGTGCAATTATTCTGCGCCCGACCGGGCGGTCTGCCGGGTCACCTGGAACTCATTCAACTCGTCTGGCGACATCCTGGGCTTTGGCCGGCTGATCGCGGTCAATCTCGACGGCAAGGACGCCAAACTGCTTGGCCAGCCGAGCAGCTGGTACGACGCCGGCCTTCGCCAGTTCGATGGTTCGATCCTCGACTGGAATGGGTCAAGCGACGGCACCGTGCTGATGGAGCGGGAATATGTGCCCGAAGAAGGCAAGATCGGAAGCCACATCATCCAGACCAAGGAAGGCCTGGGGGTCGACCGGGTCGATACCCGATCCCTGCGTGTGAGTTCCGTCGAGACTGCCCGCGATTCGGCGGCGAGCTACATGACCGACGGGCGGGGCAACGTCCGGGTCATGATGCTGGCGGAAGCCAGGCACGACGGCACACTGAGTGGCCGGTTCAAATATCTCTACCGGACGGCAAGCTCGCGCGACTGGAAGACTCTCTCCGAGTTCACCTCGGGCGACGAACAGATCCAGCCGCTTGCCGTCGATGCGGACATAGACTCGCTCTATGCGCTCAAGAAGAAGGACGGCCGCCAGGCGTTGTACGCCATCAAGCTCGACGGAAGCCTGGCGCAGCGGTTGATCGCTGAGAACCCCAACGTCGATATCGACGATGTCGTTCGCTTTGGCGACGGCAAGCGGGTCATCGGCTACACTTATGCAGACCAGACCCGGCACGCGGTCTATTTCGACCCCGAGTTCAAGGCGCTTTCGGAATCGCTTTCCAAGGCAATCCCGAACCTTCCGCTGGTCGATTTCGTCGATTCGAGCGCGGACGGGCGAAAGCTTCTCATCGTTGCCGCAAGCGACACCGATCCCGGACGCTTTTACGTCTTCGACCGCGACAAGAAGACCCTCAACGAGGCGATGCTCGAGCGGCCGGAGCTCGAGGGCAGGGCCCTTGCCCAGGTCAAGCCGGTGACGATTCCCGGCTCGGGCGGCGCCCAGATCCCGGGCTATCTGACGTTGCCGGTCGGCAAGGACGCCAAGCAGCTTCCGGCAATCGTCCTTCCGCACGGCGGGCCGAGTTCTCGCGACCAATGGGGCTTCGACTGGCTGTCGCAGTTCCTCGCGGCGCGCGGCTACGCGGTGCTCCAGCCGCAATATCGCGGGTCAGCCGGATTCGGCGACAAGTGGCTCAACGAGAACGGCTTCAAGAACTGGCAGACGTCGATGAGCGACATCGCGGCCTCCGCCCGCTGGCTTGCATCGCAAGGTATCGCCGATCCCAACCGCGTCGCGATCGTCGGCTGGTCCTACGGCGGCTACGCAGCGCTGATGGAGGCGGAAACCGATCCGTCGCTCTACAAGGCCGTGGTGGCCATCGCGCCGGTGACGGACCTCCAGCTCTACAAGCAGGACTTCGCTAATTACACGAGCTCGAGAATGGTCGAGGACTTCGTGGGCTCGGGCCCGCACATCACCGCGGGCTCGCCGCTTCAGCATGCATCGGCAATCCAGGTGCCGGTGCTGCTCGTCCACGGCGATCTAGATTCGAACGTCCGCGCCTGGCACTCGCAGAAGATGGCGGCGGCGCTCAAGGGCGCCGGCAAGCAGGTCGACTTCCTCGAGTACAAGAACCTCGACCACCAGCTCGAGGATTCAGGCGTCAGGCAGGAATTCCTCACCCGTATGGGCGAGCTGCTCGACCGGACGATCGGCCACTGA